The nucleotide sequence GCCCGGCTAAATCCGTCAGCGCGTCCAGCCGGGCGGCCTGGGCCGCGCCCGGGAACTCCGTGCGGGGATCCACCTGGAACGTGTCCACGGCACCGAATTTGGCGGCCAGCTCCAGCCGGTCCGGCTCGGTATCGGCGCAAACCACCCGAACACCGAGGTCCGTCAGGTACAGCGCCGCGAGCAGCCCGATTGGACCGCTGCCCAGCACCAGCGCCGTTTCCCCGGCCGACGGCCGGCCCCGGTTCACGGCCTGCATCGCAATCGACGCGGGCTCGGCCAAGGCCGCGAGATCCAGGTCCACGCCGTCAGGGACCAGGCACAGCTTCTCCACCGGTACGCTAACCAGCTCCACCAGTGCTCCGTCCGAGTAGCAGCCAATGCAGCCGATGTTCTCGCAGACGTTGAACCGGCCCATGCGGCACGGGCGGCACTGTCCGCAGTAGACCATCGGGCTGACGGCGACCCGGTCACCGGTGCGGATGCCGGCGCCGTTGGTTCCGATGGCCTCGACGATGCCGGCGAACTCATGGCCTTGGATGACGGGCAGCCCGGCGGGATAGTCGTCCTCCCAGATGTGCAGGTCGGTGCCGCACAGGGTGACGTTGTGGACGCGGACCAGGGCGTGGCCGGGTGCCAGGACCGGCTCCGGAACGTCCTCGTACCGGATGGTTTCCTTGGCGACCGTGCG is from Arthrobacter sp. QXT-31 and encodes:
- a CDS encoding alcohol dehydrogenase catalytic domain-containing protein produces the protein MLIARTVAKETIRYEDVPEPVLAPGHALVRVHNVTLCGTDLHIWEDDYPAGLPVIQGHEFAGIVEAIGTNGAGIRTGDRVAVSPMVYCGQCRPCRMGRFNVCENIGCIGCYSDGALVELVSVPVEKLCLVPDGVDLDLAALAEPASIAMQAVNRGRPSAGETALVLGSGPIGLLAALYLTDLGVRVVCADTEPDRLELAAKFGAVDTFQVDPRTEFPGAAQAARLDALTDLAGPELVIEATGVPSSLENAVRLVASAGRVVQVGISARMASIPVNAIPFKEIDLLGSRNSLNLIPAGLELLARHRDQARALVTHRFGFDSLQQAFELMRSRTEPVGKIVVDMPASSAACETDTPAFTGAKA